A genomic stretch from Harpia harpyja isolate bHarHar1 chromosome 20, bHarHar1 primary haplotype, whole genome shotgun sequence includes:
- the DBN1 gene encoding LOW QUALITY PROTEIN: drebrin (The sequence of the model RefSeq protein was modified relative to this genomic sequence to represent the inferred CDS: deleted 1 base in 1 codon): MAGVGFAAHRLELLASYQDVIGEDSPTDWALYTYEDGSDDLKLAASGGGGLLELSGHFEIQKVMYGFCSVKDPQAVLPKYVLVNWVGEDVPDARKCACASHVAKIAEFFQGVDVIVNASSVEDIDPGAIGQRLSNGLARVSSPVLHRLRLREDENAEPVGTTYQKTDATVEMKRLNREQFWEQAKKEEELRKEEERKKALDARLRFEQERMEQERLEQEERERRYREREEQIEEHRRKQQSMEAEEARQRLKEQSIFGEQQEEDDRQQLRKSESEVEEAAAIIAQRPDNPRDFFKQQERVASGSSDAVSPGSHRTGRLHCPFIKTADSGPPSSSSSSSSPPRTPFPYITCHRTPNLSSFFPCSQSDAYRKASAAGCSPCESSPAATPLGEPGTRASGNEASGNETPATPKDSPSPSTQEAGPAVPEQHWPFPEPEDKATEPPGDEPSPRPVWTAGVDSLGDLMTLEPAEPSPLPVAAEPQPGETPNPESLIDLWQSDGANPPAAWPLPAAPVPEGPPATLPDEGTLLSLDELPEPPATFCDAEQEEEAAGGGDTQPRGLGCQRAPQEDAPGRETPPITNGEMAPKDGTPGRGEQASEGYFSQSQEEEVPPPEEPSAKAPQPVFYNKPPEIDITCWDADPLPEEEESFGGGL; encoded by the exons ATGGCTGGCGTCGGCTTCGCGGCGCACCGCCTGGAGCTGCTCGCCTCCTACCAGGACGTGATCGGCGAGGACAGCCCCACCGACTG GGCCCTCTACACGTACGAGGATGGCTCTGATGACCTGAAGCTGGCAGCGTCAGGAG GCGGAGGTTTGCTGGAGCTCTCCGGCCACTTTGAGATCCAGAAGGTGATGTACGGCTTCTGCAGCGTCAAGGACCCCCAGGCTGTGCTCCCCAAATACGTCCTCGTCAACTGG GTGGGTGAGGACGTGCCGGACGCCCGCAAATGCGCCTGTGCCAGCCACGTGGCCAAGATCGCCGAGTTCTTCCAG GGCGTGGACGTCATCGTCAACGCCAGCAGTGTGGAGGACATCGACCCAGGGGCCATTGGGCAGCGGCTCTCCAACGGGCTGGCCCGCGTCTCCAGCCCGGTGTTGCACCGCCTGCGGCTGCGGGAGGACGAGAACGCCGAGCCTGTG GGCACCACTTACCAGAAAACCGACGCCACCGTGGAGATGAAGCGGCTCAACCGGGAGCAGTTCTGGGAACAGGCCAAG AAAGAGGAAGAATTGCGTAAGGAGGAGGAGCGGAAAAAGGCCCTGGACGCCCGGCTGCGGTTCGAGCAGGAGCGGATGGAGCAGGAacggctggagcaggaggagcggGAGCGGCGCTACCGGGAGCGCGAGGAGCAGATCGAGGAGCACAG GCGGAAGCAGCAGAGCATGGAGGCAGAGGAGGCCCGGCAGCGCCTGAAGGAGCAGTCCATCTTC GGGGAGCAGCAAGAGGAGGACGacaggcagcagctcaggaaaTCAGAGTCAGAGGTGGAG GAGGCTGCTGCCATCATCGCTCAGCGGCCCGACAACCCCCGGGACTTCTTCAAGCAGCAGGAGCGGGTGGCATCGGGCAGCAGTGACGCCGTCTCACCGGGCAGCCACAGGacag GTCGTCTGCACTGTCCTTTCATAAAGACAGCTGACAGTGGGCcgccttcttcctcctcctcctcctcctcccccccgcgGACCCCCTTCCCCTATATCACCTGCCACCGCACCCCAaatctctcctctttcttcccat GCAGCCAGTCGGACGCCTACCGCAAGGCCTCGGCAGCGGGCTGCAGCCCCTGCGAGTCCAGCCCGGCCGCCACGCCGCTGGGCGAGCCGGGCACCCGCGCGTCGGGCAACGAGGCGTCGGGCAACGAGACGCCGGCAACGCCCAAAG actcccccagccccagcacccaggagGCCGGGCCAGCCGTCCCTGAGCAGCACTGGCCCTTCCCAGAGCCCGAGGACAAGGCCACCGAGCCCCCCGGGGACGAGCCCAGCCCCAGGCCGGTGTGGACAGCAGGGGTTGACTCCCTGGGGGACCTGATGACCCTGGAGCCTGCCGAGCCCTCCCCGTTACCTGTGGCTGCCGAGCCCCAGCCGGGGGAGACCCCCAACCCCGAGAGCCTCATCGACCTGTGGCAGAGCGATGGGGCGAACCCCCCCGCTGCctggcccctgcctgctgcccctgtCCCCGAGGGCCCCCCGGCCACGCTGCCTGACGAGGGGACCCTGCTGAGCCTGGACGAGCTGCCCGAGCCCCCTGCCACCTTCTGCGAcgcggagcaggaggaggaggcagccggTGGGGGTGACACCCAGCCCCGGGGGCTTGGCTGCCAGCGTGCCCCCCAGGAGGATGCCCCGGGCCGAGAGACCCCCCCCATCACCAATGGGGAGATGGCCCCCAAGGACGGGACGCCGGGTCGTGGGGAGCAG GCCAGCGAGGGCTATTTCAGCCAGTCCCAGGAGGAGGAGGTA CCCCCCCCCGAGGAGCCATCggccaaagccccccagcccgTCTTCTACAACAAGCCCCCAG AGATTGACATCACATGCTGGGATGCGGACCCCCTgcccgaggaggaggagagctTCGGGGGGGGCCTGTAA
- the GRK6 gene encoding G protein-coupled receptor kinase 6 isoform X5 has protein sequence MAPDAAVPPHQPLRGSSTNPWQPVTKNTFRQYRVLGKGGFGEVCACQVRATGKMYACKKLEKKRIKKRKGEAMALNEKQILEKVNSRFVVSLAYAYETKDALCLVLTLMNGGDLKFHIYHMGEAGFEEPRAAFYAAEICCGLEDLHQERIVYRDLKPENILLDDHGHIRISDLGLAVHVPEGQTIKGRVGTVGYMAPEVVKNERYTFSPDWWALGCLVYEMIEGQSPFQQRKKKIKREEVERLVKEVQEEYSEKFSPCARSLCTMLLCKDPLERLGCRGAGAKEVKEHPLFKHLNFRRLEAGMLDPPFKPDPQAIYCKDVLDIEQFSTVKGVELEPTDNDFYQKFATGSVPIPWQNEMIETECFKELNVFSTDGMVPPDLDWKGQPSPQPKKGLLQRLFSRQDCCGNCSESEEEPTRL, from the exons GCAGCCAGTGACCAAAAACACTTTCCGGCAGTACCGTGTGCTGGGCAAGGGCGGTTTTGGGGAG GTTTGTGCCTGCCAAGTGCGTGCCACGGGAAAGATGTATGCCTGCAAGAAGCTGGAGAAGAAACGGATCAAAAAGCGAAAGGGAGAGGCCATGGCCCTGAATGAGAAACAGATCCTGGAAAAAGTGAACAGTAGGTTTGTA GTGAGCTTAGCCTATGCATATGAAACTAAAGATGCTCTCTGCCTAGTGCTGACCCTCATGAATGGAGGGGACCTCAAGTTCCATATCTACCACATGGGAGAGGCTGGCTTTGAGGAGCCCCGGGCAGCTTTCTACGCTGCCGAGATCTGCTGTGGCCTCGAGGACTTGCACCAGGAGAGGATAGTGTACAG GGACCTGAAGCCAGAGAACATATTGCTGGATGACCATG GTCACATCCGTATCTCAGACCTGGGGCTAGCTGTGCATGTGCCTGAGGGCCAAACAATCAAGGGCCGGGTGGGGACAGTTGGCTACATGG CTCCGGAGGTGGTGAAGAACGAGCGCTACACGTTCAGCCCAGACTGGTGGGCTCTAGGCTGCCTGGTGTACGAGATGATCGAGGGACAGTCCCCCTTCCAGCAGCGCAAGAAGAAGATCAAGCGGGAGGAGGTGGAGCGGTTGGTGAAGGAAGTGCAGGAGGAGTACTCAGAGAAGTTCTCGCCCTGCGCCCGCTCCCTCTGCACCATG CTCCTGTGCAAAGACCCTCTGGAGCGCCTGGGGTGCCGAGGAGCTGGGGCCAAGGAAGTGAAGGAGCACCCTCTCTTCAAGCACCTCAACTTCAGGAGGCTGGAAGCAGGCATGCTGGACCCCCCCTTCAAGCCAGAT CCCCAGGCCATCTACTGTAAGGATGTTCTAGACATCGAGCAGTTCTCCACGGTGAAAGGGGTGGAGCTGGAGCCCACGGACAACGACTTCTACCAGAAGTTTGCCACGGGAAGTGTGCCCATTCCTTGGCAGAATGAG ATGATCGAGACGGAGTGTTTTAAGGAGCTGAATGTCTTTAGCACAGACGGCATGGTGCCCCCAGACCTGGATTGGAAAGGGCAGCCTTCTCCGCAGCCCAAAAAAGGGTTACTCCAGCGCTTATTCAGCAGACAG GACTGTTGTGGAAACTGCAGCGAGAGCGAGGAAGAGCCCACCCGGCTGTAG
- the PRR7 gene encoding proline-rich protein 7, with amino-acid sequence MVMSQGTYTFLTCFAGFWLIWGLIVLLCCFCSYLRRRVKRQQEERLREQSLRALELEPLHYEGYGGSPPGIAIPHRLRLEPHHHHPHHIPPPRPWSCRHESDLSKPPCYEEALLMAEPPPPYSEVLMDTRGLYRKINAPFLSHERLEKQEQPPSYKPLFLDAGYGSALHLPRSASPGPACPDLYLQAECSPRMFPSWTDSELSSRDTYEPGPWHLPVSMPLFGRTTAV; translated from the exons ATGGTGATGTCCCAGGGCACCTACACCTTCCTCACCTGCTTCGCGGGCTTCTGGCTCATCTGGGGGCTCAtcgtgctgctgtgctgcttctgcagctacCTGCGGCGGCGGGTGAAGCGGCAGCAGGAGGAGCGGCTGCGGGAGCAGAGCCTGCGCGCGCTGGAGCTGGAGCCGCTGCACTACGAGGGTTACGGGGGCAGCCCCCCCGGCATCGCCATTCCCCACCGCCTCCGCCTCGAGCCCCACCATCATCACCCCCACCACATCCCACCCCCCCGACCCTGGAGCTGCCGGCACG AGTCAGACCTGTCGAAGCCACCGTGCTACGAGGAGGCGCTGCTGATGGCGGAGCCCCCCCCGCCGTACAGCGAGGTGCTGATGGACACGCGGGGGCTCTACCGCAAAATCAACGCCCCCTTCCTGAGCCACGAGCGGCTGGAGAAGCAGGAGCAGCCCCCCAGCTACAAACCCCTTTTCCTGGACGCCGGCTACGGTTCGGCACTGCACCTGCCCCGCTCGGCCAGCCCCGGTCCTGCCTGCCCGGACCTCTACCTGCAGGCAGAATGTTCCCCCCGCATGTTTCCCAGCTGGACGGACTCGGAGCTCAGCAGCAGGGACACCTACGAGCCGGGACCCTGGCACCTCCCGGTCTCCATGCCCCTCTTCGGCAGGACTACCGCTGTCTAA
- the GRK6 gene encoding G protein-coupled receptor kinase 6 isoform X6, which produces MYACKKLEKKRIKKRKGEAMALNEKQILEKVNSRFVVSLAYAYETKDALCLVLTLMNGGDLKFHIYHMGEAGFEEPRAAFYAAEICCGLEDLHQERIVYRDLKPENILLDDHGHIRISDLGLAVHVPEGQTIKGRVGTVGYMAPEVVKNERYTFSPDWWALGCLVYEMIEGQSPFQQRKKKIKREEVERLVKEVQEEYSEKFSPCARSLCTMLLCKDPLERLGCRGAGAKEVKEHPLFKHLNFRRLEAGMLDPPFKPDPQAIYCKDVLDIEQFSTVKGVELEPTDNDFYQKFATGSVPIPWQNEMIETECFKELNVFSTDGMVPPDLDWKGQPSPQPKKGLLQRLFSRQDCCGNCSESEEEPTRL; this is translated from the exons ATGTATGCCTGCAAGAAGCTGGAGAAGAAACGGATCAAAAAGCGAAAGGGAGAGGCCATGGCCCTGAATGAGAAACAGATCCTGGAAAAAGTGAACAGTAGGTTTGTA GTGAGCTTAGCCTATGCATATGAAACTAAAGATGCTCTCTGCCTAGTGCTGACCCTCATGAATGGAGGGGACCTCAAGTTCCATATCTACCACATGGGAGAGGCTGGCTTTGAGGAGCCCCGGGCAGCTTTCTACGCTGCCGAGATCTGCTGTGGCCTCGAGGACTTGCACCAGGAGAGGATAGTGTACAG GGACCTGAAGCCAGAGAACATATTGCTGGATGACCATG GTCACATCCGTATCTCAGACCTGGGGCTAGCTGTGCATGTGCCTGAGGGCCAAACAATCAAGGGCCGGGTGGGGACAGTTGGCTACATGG CTCCGGAGGTGGTGAAGAACGAGCGCTACACGTTCAGCCCAGACTGGTGGGCTCTAGGCTGCCTGGTGTACGAGATGATCGAGGGACAGTCCCCCTTCCAGCAGCGCAAGAAGAAGATCAAGCGGGAGGAGGTGGAGCGGTTGGTGAAGGAAGTGCAGGAGGAGTACTCAGAGAAGTTCTCGCCCTGCGCCCGCTCCCTCTGCACCATG CTCCTGTGCAAAGACCCTCTGGAGCGCCTGGGGTGCCGAGGAGCTGGGGCCAAGGAAGTGAAGGAGCACCCTCTCTTCAAGCACCTCAACTTCAGGAGGCTGGAAGCAGGCATGCTGGACCCCCCCTTCAAGCCAGAT CCCCAGGCCATCTACTGTAAGGATGTTCTAGACATCGAGCAGTTCTCCACGGTGAAAGGGGTGGAGCTGGAGCCCACGGACAACGACTTCTACCAGAAGTTTGCCACGGGAAGTGTGCCCATTCCTTGGCAGAATGAG ATGATCGAGACGGAGTGTTTTAAGGAGCTGAATGTCTTTAGCACAGACGGCATGGTGCCCCCAGACCTGGATTGGAAAGGGCAGCCTTCTCCGCAGCCCAAAAAAGGGTTACTCCAGCGCTTATTCAGCAGACAG GACTGTTGTGGAAACTGCAGCGAGAGCGAGGAAGAGCCCACCCGGCTGTAG